Proteins co-encoded in one Streptomyces sp. NBC_01283 genomic window:
- a CDS encoding DUF6233 domain-containing protein produces the protein MNDPAPLTRLDQLRFARRVVEQQAARALAEIDRWIAGEERREAERVRREEARPSAPDWIVERGIGDGGPPVEVHRGDCGAAGKRRTPVTRDEARWELARGIRACIHCRPDTELGVLD, from the coding sequence GTGAACGATCCCGCTCCGCTTACCCGCCTCGACCAGCTGCGCTTCGCCCGCCGCGTCGTCGAGCAGCAGGCCGCACGCGCCCTCGCGGAGATCGACCGATGGATCGCCGGCGAGGAACGCCGGGAGGCTGAGCGGGTGCGACGCGAGGAAGCCCGCCCATCCGCGCCGGACTGGATCGTCGAGCGAGGCATCGGGGACGGCGGCCCGCCGGTCGAGGTGCACCGCGGAGACTGCGGCGCGGCAGGGAAGCGGCGCACACCGGTCACCCGAGATGAGGCGCGGTGGGAGTTGGCCCGCGGCATCCGCGCCTGCATCCACTGCCGGCCGGACACCGAGCTCGGTGTGCTGGATTGA
- a CDS encoding NUDIX domain-containing protein: MARPRMASGALFFDAQGRVMLLEPTYKDYRDIPGGYIDAGESPRQACVREVQEELGIAPEIGRLLVVDWAPSPSEGDKVLYLFDGGTLSDEVEAQIRLQASEIKAYEFHPVAAVASLTIPRLARRIRAAAVARDEGAVAYLEHGLQPEL, encoded by the coding sequence ATGGCGCGCCCGCGGATGGCCTCGGGCGCGCTGTTCTTTGATGCCCAGGGCCGCGTCATGCTCCTTGAGCCGACGTACAAGGACTACAGGGACATCCCAGGCGGGTACATCGATGCGGGCGAGTCGCCGCGACAGGCGTGCGTCCGCGAGGTGCAAGAGGAACTCGGTATTGCGCCTGAGATTGGGCGCCTGCTCGTCGTGGACTGGGCACCCAGCCCTTCCGAGGGGGACAAGGTGCTGTACCTATTCGACGGTGGCACTCTCTCTGACGAGGTAGAGGCACAGATCAGGTTGCAGGCGTCAGAGATCAAGGCGTACGAGTTCCATCCCGTCGCGGCGGTGGCTAGCCTCACCATCCCCCGCCTCGCACGCCGCATCCGAGCAGCTGCGGTTGCGCGCGATGAAGGCGCCGTGGCGTATCTCGAGCACGGCCTCCAACCTGAGCTATGA
- a CDS encoding helix-turn-helix domain-containing protein: MRGLGDHLSIGERIAFYRKRRGYTQEVLAGLVGRSTDWLAKAETGRRKPPRIDMLAELARILRVPLGDLLGQTLLVEDEKHQDDVPAVRDALMSPRRLSRLL; the protein is encoded by the coding sequence ATGCGTGGTCTTGGAGATCACCTCAGCATCGGTGAGCGCATCGCGTTCTACCGAAAGCGTCGCGGCTACACGCAAGAGGTGCTGGCCGGACTGGTCGGCCGTAGCACTGACTGGCTCGCGAAAGCAGAGACCGGCCGCAGGAAGCCGCCACGAATCGACATGCTCGCGGAACTGGCACGCATCCTGCGCGTGCCGCTTGGCGATCTACTCGGTCAGACCCTTCTAGTGGAGGACGAGAAGCACCAAGACGACGTACCGGCCGTCCGTGATGCGCTCATGAGCCCCCGGCGTCTCTCGCGCCTGCTCTAG
- a CDS encoding helix-turn-helix domain-containing protein: MTQQLTIGERVAWYRHRRGMSQEVVAGLVGRTADWLGKAENNRIELDRLSVIRALAHALDVSIGDLIGEPTLLEWSTDSGRRTVPALREALMDYRQLTPLLGAPTDGEPPALSALRSDVSEVWDAYQGSQYGFATRQLPLILSDALLAVRAYAGEEREEANALLALTYQGAAMVLGKLGENELAWMAADRGLAAAQQSGNNVIVGSLFRSVTHCLLSTGRYETAVQLVSDAAGFLESGLGEATPAYLSVYGTLFLTGSMAAARAEDRATTQAFLREADATASRLGTDGNHMWTAFGPTNVAIHKVATAGELGDFQVAAELGPQVDTSGLPVERRVRHNLEVARALSAWNRTDDALSMVLDAEEMAPEQVRHHYMSREIVLGWVRGTRGRPTRPVADLAERLRVV, from the coding sequence ATGACGCAGCAACTGACGATCGGCGAGCGGGTTGCGTGGTACCGCCACCGCCGCGGCATGTCCCAAGAGGTGGTGGCCGGACTGGTCGGCCGCACCGCGGACTGGCTCGGCAAGGCGGAGAACAACCGCATCGAGCTGGACCGACTCTCTGTAATCCGTGCACTGGCTCACGCGCTGGACGTCTCCATCGGAGACCTCATCGGCGAGCCGACTCTCTTGGAGTGGTCGACAGACAGCGGGCGACGTACGGTCCCTGCGCTGCGCGAAGCGCTGATGGACTACCGGCAGTTGACCCCGCTCCTTGGGGCGCCGACGGATGGCGAACCCCCGGCTCTGTCCGCTTTACGGTCCGACGTGAGTGAGGTGTGGGATGCCTACCAGGGGTCTCAGTACGGGTTCGCGACCCGGCAGCTGCCCTTGATCCTCTCGGATGCCCTGCTCGCAGTGCGTGCGTACGCGGGGGAGGAGAGAGAGGAGGCGAACGCGCTGCTGGCGTTGACGTACCAGGGGGCAGCGATGGTGCTCGGCAAGCTGGGTGAGAACGAGCTGGCTTGGATGGCGGCGGATCGCGGACTTGCTGCCGCACAGCAGAGCGGGAACAACGTCATCGTCGGATCGCTCTTCCGGTCGGTGACGCACTGCCTCCTGTCCACCGGACGCTACGAGACTGCGGTGCAGCTCGTGAGTGATGCGGCCGGCTTCCTTGAGTCTGGACTGGGGGAGGCGACCCCCGCATACCTGTCCGTCTACGGAACCCTCTTCCTGACGGGCTCGATGGCCGCGGCTCGTGCAGAGGACCGTGCGACGACGCAGGCCTTCCTGCGTGAGGCGGATGCGACGGCGTCACGGCTTGGGACTGACGGAAACCACATGTGGACGGCCTTCGGGCCCACCAACGTGGCGATTCACAAGGTGGCCACCGCTGGTGAGCTCGGCGACTTCCAGGTCGCGGCGGAACTGGGGCCGCAGGTCGATACAAGCGGGCTTCCTGTCGAGCGCAGGGTGCGGCACAACCTCGAAGTGGCGCGGGCGCTCAGCGCTTGGAATCGCACTGATGACGCGCTCAGCATGGTTCTCGACGCAGAGGAAATGGCGCCGGAGCAGGTCCGGCACCACTACATGAGCCGAGAGATCGTGCTCGGCTGGGTCCGTGGAACGCGCGGACGGCCAACTCGCCCGGTAGCCGACCTGGCCGAGAGGCTTCGAGTGGTGTGA
- a CDS encoding toxin-antitoxin system HicB family antitoxin — protein sequence MSVFTVRIPDDLDAEVRKAAADAGLSLNAYMVRTLRDQTLREALAAVDSEGVLLVDTGDDDPAGDIR from the coding sequence ATGAGTGTATTCACCGTGCGCATACCAGATGATCTGGACGCAGAGGTTCGGAAGGCAGCGGCCGACGCCGGGCTGTCGCTGAACGCCTACATGGTCCGAACGCTACGAGATCAGACCCTGCGCGAAGCCCTGGCCGCTGTGGACAGCGAGGGCGTTCTCCTTGTCGACACCGGCGACGACGACCCGGCGGGGGACATCCGTTGA